Proteins from one Streptomyces sp. NBC_00289 genomic window:
- a CDS encoding dihydrolipoamide acetyltransferase family protein, with the protein MAHASDMHSLEFRLPDLGEGLTEAEIVRWLVEVGDLVAVDQPVVEVETAKAMVEVPCPYGGVVTARFGEEGTELPVGAPLITVAVGAPAADGPAGGSGNVLVGYGTSEAPARRRRVRPEPTAPAAPSAPASSWAANGNAGPSETRVSATGGPVADATATGVPGAAVHTTSPGPVPVISPLVRRLARENGLDLRELTGSGPDGLILRADVEHALRAAAGRGRSAEPSTTPLTSATSHAPVAEPSAAPHASGQPAPAAAALGGPGAGVGSGGHTSSGSGNATRIPLKGVRGAVADKLSRSRREIPDATCWVDADATELMRARTAMNAAGGPKIPLIALLARVCTAALNRFPELNSTVDMEAREVVRFDAVHLGFAAQTERGLVVPVVRDAHARHAESLGAEFVRLTEAARAGKLTPAELTGGTFTLNNYGVFGVDGSTPIINHPEAAMLGVGRIVPKPWVHEGELAVRQVVQLSLTFDHRVCDGGTAGGFLRYVADCVEQPAVLLRTL; encoded by the coding sequence ATGGCGCACGCTTCCGACATGCACAGCCTGGAGTTCAGGCTGCCGGACCTCGGAGAGGGACTCACCGAGGCCGAAATCGTCCGCTGGCTGGTCGAGGTCGGCGACCTCGTCGCCGTGGACCAGCCGGTCGTCGAGGTCGAGACGGCCAAGGCGATGGTCGAGGTGCCCTGCCCCTACGGCGGTGTCGTCACCGCCCGCTTCGGCGAGGAGGGCACGGAACTGCCCGTCGGGGCACCGCTGATCACCGTGGCGGTGGGCGCACCGGCCGCCGACGGCCCGGCCGGGGGCTCGGGCAACGTGCTGGTGGGATACGGCACCTCCGAGGCACCCGCGCGCAGGCGCCGGGTCCGTCCGGAGCCGACGGCACCCGCGGCACCCTCCGCACCCGCGTCGTCGTGGGCGGCGAACGGAAACGCCGGCCCGTCCGAGACGAGGGTCTCCGCGACGGGTGGCCCGGTGGCCGACGCCACGGCGACCGGTGTCCCCGGGGCGGCAGTCCACACGACTTCGCCGGGGCCCGTGCCGGTGATCTCACCCCTGGTGCGCAGGCTCGCGCGTGAGAACGGCCTGGACCTGAGGGAACTGACGGGCTCCGGGCCCGACGGCCTGATCCTGCGGGCGGATGTGGAGCACGCGCTCCGCGCGGCCGCCGGGCGAGGCCGGTCGGCGGAGCCCTCCACGACCCCCCTCACCTCCGCCACATCCCACGCGCCCGTGGCCGAGCCGTCGGCCGCACCCCACGCGTCCGGGCAGCCCGCACCGGCCGCAGCCGCCCTCGGCGGCCCCGGTGCCGGTGTCGGTAGCGGCGGCCACACGAGCTCCGGCTCCGGCAACGCCACTCGTATCCCCCTCAAGGGTGTCCGTGGTGCCGTCGCCGACAAGCTCTCCCGCAGCCGCCGTGAGATCCCGGACGCGACCTGCTGGGTCGACGCCGACGCCACGGAACTCATGCGGGCACGCACCGCGATGAACGCGGCGGGCGGACCGAAGATCCCCCTCATCGCCCTGCTGGCCCGCGTCTGCACCGCCGCCCTCAACCGTTTCCCCGAGCTCAACTCGACGGTCGACATGGAGGCCCGGGAGGTCGTCCGGTTCGACGCCGTGCATCTCGGGTTCGCCGCACAGACGGAGCGGGGGCTCGTCGTCCCCGTCGTCAGGGACGCGCACGCCCGGCACGCCGAGTCGCTCGGCGCGGAGTTCGTCCGGCTGACCGAGGCGGCCCGGGCGGGGAAGCTGACGCCGGCGGAACTCACCGGCGGCACCTTCACGTTGAACAACTACGGCGTGTTCGGGGTCGACGGTTCCACGCCGATCATCAACCACCCGGAGGCGGCCATGCTCGGCGTCGGCCGGATAGTTCCCAAGCCATGGGTGCACGAGGGTGAGCTGGCGGTCCGGCAGGTCGTCCAGCTCTCGCTCACCTTCGACCACCGGGTGTGCGACGGCGGTACGGCGGGCGGTTTCCTGCGGTACGTGGCGGACTGCGTGGAACAGCCGGCGGTGCTGCTGCGCACCCTGTGA